From a region of the Fischerella sp. JS2 genome:
- a CDS encoding DUF2997 domain-containing protein: METLEFIIYPDGRVQEKVTGIVGNSCAEVTAAIEAQLGLVLNQEPTSEFFAAKVQQSGVVNTQTAYSDW, translated from the coding sequence ATGGAGACATTAGAATTCATCATTTATCCAGATGGTCGGGTACAGGAAAAAGTCACTGGTATTGTGGGTAATTCCTGTGCCGAAGTGACAGCGGCTATAGAAGCACAGTTGGGACTAGTGCTTAATCAAGAGCCAACCTCAGAATTCTTCGCCGCCAAGGTGCAGCAATCTGGAGTGGTGAACACCCAAACCGCTTATAGCGATTGGTAA
- a CDS encoding ferredoxin: protein MSDFLPSLEQKEDNRSGLEPELGGFLRNTPDRSGLEPELGGMLRQKGVYVDEITCIGCKHCAFVARNTFYIEPDYGRSRAIRQDGDPEEVIQEAIDTCPVDCIHWTDYTELKRLEEERKYQVIPVVGYPVEGAVAAAERRRKKLKLKQKKSRY from the coding sequence ATGTCTGATTTTTTGCCGTCGCTGGAACAGAAGGAAGATAACCGATCCGGTCTAGAACCAGAATTAGGCGGCTTTTTGCGGAATACCCCAGATCGTTCCGGTTTAGAACCGGAATTAGGGGGTATGTTGCGCCAAAAAGGTGTCTATGTTGATGAAATCACCTGTATTGGCTGTAAACACTGTGCCTTTGTTGCCCGTAATACTTTTTATATAGAACCCGATTATGGGCGATCGCGTGCAATACGTCAAGATGGCGATCCAGAGGAAGTAATACAAGAGGCAATAGACACTTGCCCCGTTGATTGTATCCACTGGACTGATTATACCGAACTAAAACGGTTAGAAGAGGAACGTAAATATCAGGTCATACCTGTGGTGGGTTATCCTGTGGAAGGTGCAGTTGCAGCTGCTGAGCGAAGACGCAAAAAGCTAAAATTAAAACAAAAAAAATCCCGTTATTAA
- a CDS encoding DUF1257 domain-containing protein — MSHFSQIKTQIRNLESLQEALSDLGIDWKQGPREVRGYRGQTYNAEITIEQENGYDVGFKWNGKEYELVADLQYWQQDLSVEGFLRQVTQRYAYHTVVKETARAGFQVAEQQKNEDGSIRLVVQRWSA; from the coding sequence ATGTCACACTTTAGCCAAATTAAAACTCAAATTCGTAATCTTGAATCTTTGCAAGAAGCTCTCTCTGACTTGGGTATAGACTGGAAACAAGGTCCGCGCGAAGTGCGTGGCTATCGTGGTCAAACTTACAATGCCGAGATTACTATCGAGCAAGAAAATGGTTACGATGTTGGTTTCAAATGGAATGGTAAAGAATACGAGTTGGTAGCTGATTTGCAATATTGGCAACAAGACTTGTCTGTAGAAGGATTCTTACGCCAGGTAACACAGCGCTATGCCTATCATACAGTAGTAAAAGAGACAGCGCGTGCAGGCTTTCAAGTTGCTGAACAACAAAAAAATGAAGATGGTTCAATTCGCCTGGTAGTACAACGCTGGAGTGCGTAA
- a CDS encoding GuaB3 family IMP dehydrogenase-related protein — METQIGRGKTARRAYGIDEIALAPGNRTLDPSLADTKWRIGNIEREIPIIASAMDGVVDVRMAVLLSNLGALGVLNLEGIQTRYADPEPILDKIASVGKEEFVPLMQELYAESIKPELIEQRIKEIKQQGGIAAVSATPAGASKYGAVVAKAGADLFFVQATVVSTAHLSPESIVPLDLAQFCQEMPIPVVLGNCVTYEVTLDLMKAGAAAVLVGIGPGAACTSRGVLGVGVPQATAIADCAAARDEYYQQTGKYIPVIADGGLITGGDICKCIACGADGVMIGSPFAKASEAPGRGYHWGMATPSPVLPRGTRIRVGTTGTLEQILVGPAQLDDGTHNLLGALKTSMGTLGAKNLKEMQQVEVVIAPSLLTEGKVYQKAQQLGMGK; from the coding sequence GTGGAAACTCAAATTGGGCGGGGAAAAACAGCTCGTAGGGCTTACGGCATAGATGAAATAGCTTTAGCACCTGGCAACAGGACGCTAGATCCGAGTTTGGCAGACACAAAATGGCGTATTGGTAATATTGAGCGAGAAATCCCCATTATTGCCAGCGCGATGGATGGTGTAGTAGATGTTCGGATGGCTGTGCTTCTATCAAACTTAGGAGCATTGGGTGTATTGAATTTAGAAGGAATTCAAACTCGTTATGCTGATCCAGAGCCAATTTTAGACAAAATAGCCTCGGTGGGCAAAGAAGAATTTGTCCCCTTGATGCAAGAACTTTATGCCGAATCTATTAAACCAGAATTAATTGAACAAAGAATTAAAGAAATTAAACAACAAGGTGGTATTGCCGCAGTCAGTGCAACTCCCGCAGGAGCAAGTAAATATGGTGCAGTAGTTGCAAAAGCAGGGGCAGATTTATTTTTTGTGCAAGCAACAGTTGTTTCTACAGCACACCTGTCGCCAGAATCTATAGTTCCCCTTGATTTGGCTCAATTTTGTCAAGAAATGCCTATACCTGTAGTTTTGGGTAATTGCGTCACTTATGAAGTTACCCTAGACTTGATGAAAGCAGGAGCTGCTGCGGTTCTTGTTGGTATTGGCCCTGGTGCTGCTTGTACTTCCCGTGGTGTGTTGGGAGTAGGTGTCCCACAGGCAACAGCGATCGCAGATTGTGCAGCTGCCCGTGATGAGTATTATCAACAAACAGGTAAATACATTCCAGTAATTGCTGATGGTGGTTTAATTACTGGTGGTGACATCTGTAAGTGTATTGCTTGTGGTGCAGATGGAGTCATGATTGGTTCTCCTTTTGCCAAGGCTAGCGAAGCACCAGGACGTGGTTATCACTGGGGTATGGCAACTCCTAGTCCTGTATTACCCCGGGGGACGCGCATTCGCGTAGGTACGACTGGTACTTTAGAACAAATTCTCGTTGGCCCTGCACAGTTAGATGATGGTACTCATAATCTCTTAGGAGCCTTAAAAACTAGTATGGGTACACTAGGAGCAAAAAACCTCAAAGAAATGCAGCAAGTCGAAGTTGTGATTGCTCCTTCCCTATTAACTGAAGGTAAAGTATACCAAAAAGCTCAACAATTAGGTATGGGCAAGTAA
- a CDS encoding type II secretion system F family protein: MPTFVARIRDAQGKSKTEKIVAENLAEARTTLRQQGFVVQDLKKSQGFGDFDLKKIQTSLVKVSVKDKAVFSRQFAALVNAGVAIVRSLGVLSEQCTNPKLKQSLLDISSEVQNGVNLSEAMRKHPDCFDGLYVSMIQAGEVGGVLDEVLNRLAKLLEDIARLQNQIKSALAYPVAVSIIAIAIFVGMTVFLIPIFAKIFEELGTELPPLTQFMMFCSEVLRSWRIFVFVGSLMALAFAYKQYYKTRVGKETIDRLSLKMPLFGDLIQKSSVARFSRTFGALTRSGVPILTSLEIVRDTSGNQVVSNAIDAARVEIQQGGMISIALQKEQVFPPMAIQMISIGEETGELDGMLMKIADFYEDEVEQAVKALTSVLEPVMIVILGGMVGTILMSMYLPLFKVFEKLG, encoded by the coding sequence ATGCCTACATTCGTTGCTCGTATTCGGGATGCCCAAGGCAAATCTAAAACAGAAAAGATTGTTGCAGAAAACTTAGCAGAAGCACGTACTACTCTCAGACAGCAAGGATTTGTTGTTCAAGACTTGAAAAAATCTCAAGGTTTTGGAGATTTTGATCTAAAAAAAATTCAGACATCATTAGTCAAAGTTTCTGTCAAAGATAAAGCAGTTTTTTCTCGTCAATTTGCTGCTTTGGTGAATGCAGGAGTCGCTATAGTGAGAAGTTTGGGAGTACTATCTGAGCAATGTACTAATCCGAAACTCAAACAATCCCTTTTGGATATTAGTAGTGAAGTTCAAAATGGGGTAAACCTTTCGGAAGCAATGCGTAAGCATCCTGATTGTTTTGATGGTTTATATGTCAGTATGATTCAGGCTGGCGAGGTTGGTGGTGTTCTAGATGAAGTACTAAATCGCTTAGCTAAGTTACTAGAAGATATTGCACGTCTACAAAACCAAATTAAATCAGCACTTGCTTATCCAGTTGCTGTTAGTATTATCGCGATCGCTATTTTTGTGGGTATGACGGTTTTTCTGATTCCCATTTTTGCCAAAATTTTTGAGGAATTAGGAACAGAACTACCACCCTTGACTCAATTCATGATGTTTTGTAGTGAAGTTCTGCGAAGTTGGCGGATTTTTGTGTTTGTTGGATCTTTGATGGCATTAGCATTTGCTTACAAACAGTACTATAAAACTCGTGTTGGTAAGGAAACTATTGATCGTCTTTCCCTCAAAATGCCGTTATTTGGTGACTTAATCCAAAAGTCATCTGTTGCTCGTTTTAGCCGTACTTTTGGGGCTTTAACTCGTTCAGGTGTGCCAATTCTCACTTCTTTAGAAATTGTGCGAGATACTTCTGGTAATCAAGTAGTTTCTAATGCTATTGATGCAGCACGTGTAGAAATTCAACAAGGAGGTATGATTAGCATTGCCTTACAAAAAGAGCAAGTTTTTCCGCCTATGGCAATTCAAATGATCAGTATTGGTGAAGAAACTGGTGAATTAGATGGCATGTTGATGAAAATAGCTGATTTTTATGAAGATGAAGTAGAGCAAGCAGTGAAAGCCCTTACTAGTGTTTTGGAACCAGTAATGATTGTAATTTTGGGTGGAATGGTTGGTACTATTTTGATGTCAATGTATTTGCCTTTATTTAAGGTATTTGAAAAGTTAGGCTAA
- a CDS encoding EH signature domain-containing protein yields the protein MNYADFKKLLNLILQRLQLEDFEVNQLLRRSEFWKFYSDRFERIRILLPQKIFNTMGSYIKQDVDILKDDGSDPTEICIFDFGEWFVVEFFRGRCSETRLFPKNSKNQQILFGQNQLSVKQIRSLGGDTHDHAYLWQYYCCQ from the coding sequence ATTAATTATGCTGATTTTAAAAAGTTATTAAATTTGATTTTGCAAAGACTTCAATTAGAGGACTTTGAGGTAAATCAACTATTACGCCGTAGTGAATTTTGGAAATTTTACAGCGATCGCTTTGAGCGTATTCGCATTTTACTTCCCCAAAAAATATTCAATACTATGGGAAGCTATATCAAACAAGATGTTGATATCTTGAAAGATGACGGTAGCGACCCAACAGAAATTTGTATTTTCGATTTTGGTGAGTGGTTTGTAGTAGAGTTCTTTCGTGGAAGATGTAGTGAAACTCGTTTATTTCCCAAGAACTCAAAAAATCAACAGATACTTTTCGGTCAAAATCAGCTATCTGTTAAGCAAATTCGTTCTCTTGGTGGTGATACACACGATCATGCTTATCTTTGGCAATACTATTGTTGTCAATAG
- a CDS encoding glycosyltransferase family 2 protein — MNSMLKVPSVAVCIPTYNQAQYLIESVSSACCQTYPNVEVWVSDDGSTDETPQVMEQLCQQFPQVRYYRQPKNLGIAGNNTWLMSQPTTDFIVRLDSDDALMPNYVEKLVSLLEKYPEAGYAHTAIREIDQHGNNHSVARVVRKKEFQNSDEALMAAVSGYRVAANIIMFRTKALQELRYYENRPEYVEDYDLSVRIADAGYGNVYADEVLAKYRVWTDVKKTRSKRKHLQLRGYIRIFEESFLPAFQRRGWDIKVLDKQRRKMAIVHSAYSFLPIFNQEERAELVALLKQLGDSPLLRLRIIALSLGFAPLFEWQHHTELKLKGVVKDWLSKLKTMSVVKAVG; from the coding sequence ATGAATTCAATGTTAAAAGTTCCCTCAGTTGCTGTATGTATTCCTACTTATAATCAAGCCCAATACTTAATTGAATCTGTAAGTAGTGCCTGTTGTCAAACTTATCCAAATGTGGAAGTCTGGGTTTCAGACGATGGTAGTACTGACGAAACACCCCAGGTGATGGAACAGTTGTGTCAGCAGTTTCCCCAAGTGCGTTACTATCGGCAACCCAAGAACTTAGGTATTGCTGGCAACAATACTTGGTTAATGAGTCAGCCAACAACTGACTTTATTGTACGTCTGGACTCAGATGATGCTTTAATGCCAAATTATGTAGAGAAACTAGTCTCACTGCTAGAAAAATATCCAGAAGCTGGTTATGCTCATACCGCTATCCGGGAAATTGATCAGCATGGAAATAATCATTCAGTAGCACGAGTTGTCAGAAAAAAAGAGTTTCAAAACTCTGATGAAGCTCTAATGGCAGCAGTTTCTGGCTATAGAGTGGCAGCGAACATTATCATGTTCAGAACTAAGGCACTCCAAGAATTAAGATATTACGAAAATCGCCCTGAATATGTTGAAGATTATGATTTATCTGTAAGAATCGCAGATGCTGGCTACGGGAATGTCTACGCAGATGAAGTGCTAGCAAAATATCGAGTTTGGACTGATGTGAAGAAAACTCGCTCCAAGCGTAAACACTTGCAGTTAAGAGGATATATTCGGATTTTTGAAGAGAGTTTCTTACCAGCTTTTCAAAGGCGCGGCTGGGATATAAAAGTGCTAGATAAACAGAGACGTAAGATGGCAATCGTACATTCAGCTTATTCTTTTCTGCCTATTTTTAATCAAGAAGAACGAGCAGAACTTGTCGCTTTATTAAAGCAACTGGGTGATTCGCCTCTGTTACGGCTGCGAATTATAGCACTGTCTTTAGGCTTTGCTCCTTTGTTTGAGTGGCAACACCACACAGAACTTAAGTTAAAAGGTGTTGTTAAAGACTGGTTAAGCAAACTGAAAACTATGTCAGTAGTCAAAGCAGTAGGATAA
- a CDS encoding type IV pilus twitching motility protein PilT, translated as MEMMIEDLMEQMIEMGGSDMHLSAGLPPYFRISGKLTPIGEEPLSGDQCQRLIFSMLNNSQRKTLEQNWELDCSYGVKGLARFRVNVYKERGSYAACLRALSSKIPNFDKLGLPDVVREMSEKPRGLILVTGPTGSGKTTTLAAMIDLINRTRAEHILTVEDPIEFVYEPIKSLIHQRQLGEDTKSFANALKAALREDPDIILVGEMRDLETISLAISAAETGHLVFGTLHTSSAAQTVDRIIDVFPHEKQTQVRVQLSNSLVAVFSQTLVPKKNPKAGEFGRVMAQEIMIVTPAISNLIREGKTAQIYSSIQTGGKLGMQTLEKVLADLYKVGTISFEAAMSKTSKPDEVQRLIGPAAPPAAGKVGATGAIKTH; from the coding sequence ATGGAAATGATGATTGAAGATTTAATGGAGCAAATGATTGAAATGGGTGGTTCGGATATGCATTTATCTGCTGGTTTGCCCCCCTATTTTCGCATTAGTGGTAAATTAACACCCATTGGCGAAGAGCCTTTATCTGGGGATCAGTGCCAAAGGTTAATTTTCAGTATGCTCAATAACTCCCAACGAAAAACATTAGAGCAAAACTGGGAGTTAGATTGTTCTTATGGTGTTAAGGGATTAGCACGTTTCCGCGTTAATGTTTATAAAGAACGCGGTTCTTATGCAGCTTGTTTGCGGGCATTAAGTTCTAAAATACCTAACTTTGATAAATTAGGTTTGCCCGATGTAGTACGAGAAATGTCGGAAAAGCCCAGGGGATTAATTCTAGTTACAGGCCCTACTGGTTCTGGAAAAACAACTACTCTAGCGGCAATGATTGATTTAATTAACCGCACACGCGCAGAACATATATTGACAGTAGAAGATCCGATAGAGTTTGTTTATGAACCAATCAAAAGTCTAATTCATCAAAGGCAATTGGGTGAAGATACAAAGAGTTTTGCTAATGCTTTGAAAGCCGCTCTTAGAGAAGATCCAGATATTATTCTGGTAGGAGAAATGCGGGACTTAGAAACTATTTCTTTAGCTATTTCTGCTGCTGAAACTGGTCACTTAGTATTTGGTACTTTACATACTAGTTCGGCAGCACAAACTGTTGACCGAATTATTGACGTTTTTCCCCATGAAAAACAAACTCAAGTACGAGTACAGTTATCTAACTCGCTAGTAGCAGTATTTAGCCAAACTTTAGTTCCAAAAAAGAATCCCAAAGCAGGTGAATTTGGTCGAGTAATGGCACAGGAAATAATGATAGTTACTCCAGCTATTTCTAACTTGATTCGTGAAGGCAAAACAGCACAAATTTACTCATCTATTCAGACAGGTGGTAAATTAGGTATGCAAACTCTGGAGAAGGTTTTAGCTGATTTATATAAAGTAGGAACTATTTCTTTTGAAGCAGCAATGTCTAAAACTTCTAAGCCAGATGAAGTGCAACGTCTTATTGGTCCTGCTGCACCACCTGCTGCCGGAAAAGTCGGTGCAACTGGGGCTATAAAAACACATTAA
- a CDS encoding DUF3038 domain-containing protein, producing the protein MLKVMHSAANSPTPTPQWEDLIKLPAPNTTQWENIKTQLDLVLLALETLTGIGSEAMLSAAINLNLESRVPDRVALWRLRQSNPLRKGQGGRKKLDVEEARALVLIICYLAKQHQELIRRAVGLLEQMAENNREPHQAALLGDYIDAFCNTYQERMEEDSTISTDELTHLALKLLIDLLFYSGPGGHRRLWLALIDRSTKF; encoded by the coding sequence ATGCTAAAAGTTATGCACTCTGCCGCTAATTCACCCACTCCTACTCCTCAGTGGGAGGATTTAATAAAGCTTCCAGCCCCGAACACAACTCAATGGGAAAACATTAAAACCCAATTAGATTTGGTGCTGTTGGCATTAGAAACATTGACTGGCATTGGCTCCGAGGCAATGCTTTCAGCGGCAATTAATCTAAATTTAGAGTCCAGAGTGCCAGACCGTGTAGCGTTGTGGCGGCTACGCCAATCTAATCCGCTACGCAAAGGTCAAGGAGGGCGAAAAAAGCTCGATGTTGAAGAAGCACGAGCGCTTGTTCTCATTATTTGTTATCTTGCCAAGCAGCATCAAGAATTGATTCGTCGTGCTGTTGGCTTGTTAGAACAGATGGCGGAAAATAACCGCGAACCTCATCAGGCTGCTTTATTAGGAGATTATATCGATGCTTTCTGCAACACTTACCAAGAGCGGATGGAGGAAGACTCGACGATCTCTACGGATGAACTTACCCACCTGGCTTTAAAACTGCTGATAGATCTTCTTTTTTATAGTGGTCCTGGTGGACATCGCCGCCTCTGGCTAGCACTTATAGACCGTTCAACGAAATTTTGA
- the bioU gene encoding (S)-8-amino-7-oxononanoate synthase BioU, whose translation MNTNQVMGSTNFSKAIRIGVLGFGGLGQAAAKVLAPKREMILVAAADNKGYAYATEGLNAQECIATYQSQGSVGYLESFGTLTNRSIQELIESNQPVNGYFLALPNLPNDFIPTVVKQFINSGWRGVLVDAIKRTSAVEQLIALKEELQAASITYMTGCGATPGLLTAAAAIAAQSYAEIHRVEITFGVGIANWEAYRATIREDIAHMPGYNVETARAMTDAEVEALLDKTNGVLTLENMEHADDVMLELAGICSRDRVTVGGVVDTRNPKKPLSTNVKVTGRTFEGKISTHTFTLGDETSMAANVCGPAFGYLKAGITLHQRGIHGIFTAAEIMPQFVR comes from the coding sequence ATGAATACAAACCAAGTAATGGGTTCTACCAATTTTTCTAAAGCAATACGTATCGGAGTACTGGGTTTTGGCGGACTAGGGCAAGCTGCTGCTAAAGTCCTTGCCCCCAAACGAGAAATGATTTTAGTAGCCGCAGCAGACAATAAAGGTTATGCTTACGCTACCGAGGGTTTAAATGCCCAAGAGTGCATTGCCACATATCAGTCCCAGGGTTCAGTAGGTTATTTAGAATCATTTGGCACATTAACCAATCGTAGTATTCAGGAATTAATAGAAAGCAATCAGCCTGTAAATGGTTATTTCTTAGCTTTACCAAACTTACCCAATGATTTTATTCCAACTGTCGTCAAGCAATTTATTAATTCTGGTTGGCGTGGGGTATTAGTAGATGCTATTAAACGTACAAGTGCAGTAGAACAACTAATAGCCCTGAAAGAAGAACTACAAGCCGCAAGTATTACCTACATGACAGGATGCGGGGCGACACCAGGACTATTAACAGCAGCAGCAGCGATCGCCGCCCAAAGCTACGCTGAAATTCATCGAGTAGAAATTACCTTTGGAGTAGGGATTGCTAATTGGGAAGCTTACCGCGCGACTATCCGCGAAGATATTGCCCACATGCCTGGTTACAACGTAGAAACAGCCAGGGCGATGACAGATGCAGAAGTAGAAGCCCTTTTGGATAAAACTAATGGCGTGTTGACATTGGAAAATATGGAACACGCCGACGACGTGATGTTAGAGTTAGCAGGAATTTGTTCACGCGATCGCGTTACTGTTGGCGGTGTCGTTGATACCAGAAATCCCAAAAAACCTCTTAGTACAAACGTCAAGGTAACAGGCCGTACTTTTGAAGGTAAGATTTCTACTCACACTTTTACATTAGGCGATGAAACCAGCATGGCCGCAAACGTTTGTGGCCCAGCCTTTGGCTATCTAAAAGCAGGCATAACCTTACATCAACGTGGCATACACGGAATATTCACTGCTGCTGAAATTATGCCGCAGTTTGTCAGATAA
- a CDS encoding type II toxin-antitoxin system RelE/ParE family toxin: protein MSYKIEISKRALKQLNKLSSEFQECIQAKIDDLASEPRPNGVKKLKNRENGYRIRVGDYCILYDNL, encoded by the coding sequence ATAAGTTATAAAATTGAGATATCCAAACGAGCTTTAAAACAACTCAATAAGCTATCATCAGAATTTCAAGAATGTATACAAGCTAAAATTGACGATTTAGCCTCAGAACCCCGTCCAAATGGGGTAAAGAAGTTAAAAAATAGAGAAAATGGTTATCGAATTAGAGTAGGTGATTATTGCATCTTGTATGATAATTTATGA
- a CDS encoding endonuclease MutS2 codes for MIQSETLELLEWHRLCQHLSTFAATKLGAIAACDLTPPSSQAESEYLLTQTKEVYELESRLTTGLSFEGIQDIGDSLERAELQGVLAGEELLAIATTLAGSRNLRRMIDNQPDLPILTELIADLRTYPELEQEIHRCIDERGQVSDRASQKLVDIRTELRKLRNQITQKLHNIIQVKSNAVQEQIITQRGDRYVIPVKAPQKDAIPGIVHDTSASGATLYIEPNSIVPLGNQLRQLVRREQAEEEAIRRALTEQVAQVKSDLEKLLAITTTLDLATAKARYSFWLKANPPRFINRQANEYITLRQLRHPLLVWQQQHEQGQAVVPVDLLVQPEIKVVTITGPNTGGKTVTLKTLGLAALMAKVGLFVPAREPVELPWFDQVLADIGDEQSLQQNLSTFSGHIRRISRILEAIGEQLDGEMGRLGTRGPHSPKGVGIRGNGEKDCTPPPHHPTTPSPHLNSALVLLDEVGAGTDPAEGSALAIALLRYLADHTQLTMATTHFGELKALKYQDERFENASVEFDEATLSPTYRLLWGIPGRSNALAIAQRLGLKAEVIEQAKTNLGGSTDEVNQVIAGLEAQRRRQETKAAQAQDLLQQAERLYKEVSAKAANLQEREQTLRASQEVAVQQAIAQARSEIAQVIRRLQQGTPTAQDAQQATNALHQIAEKFIPQPPPKPKQGYIPKEGDRIRIPKLGQTAEVLTAPDDDGELTVRFGIMKMTVKLEDVESLDGKKAEPVAKAKLSPAATPVTPTQPAPAIRTSKNTIDIRGRRVADAELVLDKAISEATGPIWIIHGHGTGKLRQGVHAFLQQHPRVSRYEAAEQSDGGTGVTVAYVD; via the coding sequence TTGATTCAATCTGAAACTCTAGAACTACTCGAATGGCATCGCCTCTGCCAGCATTTATCGACCTTTGCGGCTACTAAACTTGGGGCGATCGCAGCGTGTGATTTGACGCCACCTAGCTCTCAAGCTGAGAGTGAGTATTTATTGACGCAAACCAAAGAAGTGTATGAACTCGAAAGTCGTCTCACTACAGGACTTTCGTTTGAAGGAATTCAAGATATTGGTGATTCTCTAGAAAGGGCAGAACTACAAGGAGTTCTAGCAGGTGAGGAACTGTTAGCTATTGCTACCACTCTTGCGGGAAGCAGAAATTTACGCCGGATGATCGATAATCAGCCAGATTTGCCCATTCTCACAGAATTAATTGCTGATTTAAGAACTTATCCAGAACTAGAACAGGAAATTCATCGTTGTATTGATGAACGAGGACAAGTAAGCGATCGCGCTAGCCAAAAACTTGTTGATATTCGTACAGAACTGCGTAAACTACGTAATCAAATCACACAAAAATTACATAATATTATACAAGTAAAATCTAATGCTGTTCAGGAACAAATTATTACCCAACGAGGCGATCGCTATGTAATTCCTGTGAAAGCACCACAAAAAGATGCGATTCCTGGTATAGTTCATGATACTTCTGCTAGTGGCGCCACACTATACATAGAACCAAATTCCATTGTTCCCTTGGGTAATCAGCTGCGGCAGTTAGTTAGAAGAGAACAGGCAGAAGAAGAGGCTATTCGTCGCGCTTTAACTGAACAAGTCGCACAAGTAAAATCTGATTTGGAAAAATTACTTGCCATTACGACTACTTTAGATTTAGCAACTGCCAAAGCACGCTATAGTTTCTGGCTAAAAGCCAACCCACCCCGTTTTATCAATCGCCAAGCCAATGAGTACATTACCCTGCGGCAATTACGGCATCCGTTGTTAGTGTGGCAGCAACAACACGAACAAGGACAAGCAGTAGTTCCTGTAGATTTACTGGTTCAACCAGAGATTAAAGTAGTAACTATTACTGGACCAAACACAGGTGGTAAAACAGTAACTTTAAAAACCTTAGGTTTAGCGGCTTTAATGGCAAAAGTCGGTTTATTTGTTCCTGCCCGTGAACCAGTAGAATTGCCTTGGTTTGACCAGGTATTGGCAGATATAGGCGACGAACAATCACTACAGCAAAATTTGTCTACATTTTCTGGGCATATTCGCCGCATTAGTCGAATTTTGGAGGCGATAGGCGAACAACTTGATGGGGAAATGGGGAGATTGGGAACTCGGGGCCCCCACTCCCCCAAGGGAGTGGGGATTAGGGGCAATGGGGAGAAAGATTGCACCCCACCACCCCACCACCCCACCACCCCATCCCCTCACCTAAATTCTGCCCTGGTACTCCTTGATGAAGTCGGCGCAGGTACAGATCCTGCTGAAGGTAGCGCCTTAGCGATCGCTTTATTACGCTATCTGGCAGATCATACCCAGCTAACTATGGCAACTACTCACTTTGGTGAACTCAAAGCGTTGAAATACCAAGATGAACGATTTGAAAACGCTTCGGTAGAATTTGATGAAGCCACACTTTCACCTACTTACCGTCTACTATGGGGGATTCCTGGACGTTCTAACGCTTTGGCAATTGCCCAACGCTTGGGGTTAAAAGCAGAAGTTATCGAACAGGCGAAAACTAATCTGGGAGGATCAACAGACGAAGTTAACCAGGTAATTGCTGGGTTAGAAGCGCAACGCCGCCGCCAAGAAACCAAAGCAGCACAAGCACAAGATTTATTGCAGCAAGCTGAACGTTTATACAAAGAAGTCTCCGCAAAAGCCGCAAATTTACAGGAAAGAGAACAAACTTTGCGTGCTTCCCAAGAAGTAGCGGTACAGCAAGCGATCGCCCAAGCCAGAAGCGAAATTGCTCAAGTAATTCGCCGTTTGCAGCAAGGTACACCCACTGCCCAAGATGCCCAACAAGCTACAAATGCTTTGCATCAAATCGCCGAGAAATTTATACCCCAACCACCACCAAAACCGAAACAAGGATACATTCCCAAAGAAGGCGATCGCATCCGGATTCCCAAATTAGGGCAAACAGCAGAAGTTTTGACTGCACCCGATGATGATGGTGAATTGACTGTCCGGTTTGGGATTATGAAAATGACAGTCAAACTGGAAGATGTGGAATCTCTAGATGGGAAAAAAGCTGAACCAGTAGCGAAAGCAAAACTATCCCCAGCAGCAACACCAGTTACACCAACCCAACCAGCCCCAGCAATTCGCACATCCAAAAATACGATAGATATACGTGGACGTAGGGTTGCAGATGCCGAACTTGTTCTAGATAAAGCAATTTCCGAAGCAACAGGGCCAATCTGGATTATTCACGGACATGGCACTGGTAAACTGCGGCAAGGTGTTCATGCCTTTTTGCAACAACACCCCAGAGTCAGTCGCTATGAAGCAGCAGAACAATCTGACGGTGGCACTGGTGTGACTGTGGCATATGTGGATTGA